The following proteins are encoded in a genomic region of Pyxicephalus adspersus chromosome 9, UCB_Pads_2.0, whole genome shotgun sequence:
- the RTN3 gene encoding reticulon-3 isoform X1, with protein sequence MSAKGHSPNQMEKSDDPLIRYTHSAWPFSKEETYGFMPRTRADIKPDDFESGIPVVEPNENQNEIYPDVMFKEIQVLPKSLNERGRLETQYLCDDAKDHSSAKKEEYLYDLKSDIHWPDADDDMDSSGESDDTVIDAGWRVKTSELEQREHSEDGWVELHKTQQKNEPETENITVHEALSNKSEPLWSSQYIETQPSFPVDVTDNLNRSASNIPESPHSEGFVDLAETYGTDPNAGMVCYTESESLEDQVEENLTIEALRALADGTQDCNSESQESSPEVLCPQYGSFEGLTTSSCNTSAESFQDSAVDILTFKVNDLLYWRDVKKSGMVFGATMVLLLSLAAFSIISVLSYLILSLLTVTISFRVYKSVMQAVQKSDEGHPFKALLDQDITLSSDNFQKKVNSSLVHINRALKYIVRLFLVEDLVDSLKLALFMWLMTYVGAVFNGITLLILGVLVAFIAPVVYEKYKVQIDHYVSLVHSHVKSISDKIQTKLPGALKKKTE encoded by the exons ATGTCTGCCAAAGGACATTCTCCTAATCAAATGGAGAAATCTGATGATCCACTGATCAGATATACACACTCAGCTTGGCCTTTCAGCAAGGAAGAGACGTATGGTTTTATGCCACGCACTAGAGCAGATATAAAACCTGATGACTTTGAGTCTGGGATCCCTGTAGTGGAACcaaatgaaaatcaaaatgaaatttaTCCTGACGTAATGTTTAAAGAAATTCAAGTACTTCCTAAATCTTTAAATGAAAGAGGCAGATTAGAAACTCAATATTTATGTGATGATGCAAAAGACCACAGCTCTGCAAAAAAGGAAGAGTATTTATATGATTTGAAGTCAGATATCCATTGGCCAGATGCTGATGATGACATGGATAGCTCGGGGGAGTCAGATGACACCGTAATAGATGCTGGTTGGAGAGTCAAAACTTCAGAACTGGAGCAGAGGGAACACAGTGAGGATGGTTGGGTAGAGCTCCATAAGACACAACAGAAAAATGAACCTGAGACGGAAAATATAACGGTACATGAGGCACTTTCCAATAAATCAGAACCTTTGTGGTCATCGCAATACATTGAAACCCAACCTAGTTTTCCTGTAGATGTTACAGATAATTTGAACAGATCTGCATCAAATATTCCAGAATCTCCTCACAGTGAAGGCTTTGTGGATCTTGCAGAAACTTATGGTACAGACCCTAATGCTGGGATGGTTTGCTATACAGAGTCTGAATCCCTTGAAGACCAAGTAGAGGAAAATCTAACCATTGAAGCTTTAAGAGCATTGGCAGATGGGACACAAGATTGCAATTCAGAAAGCCAGGAATCCTCTCCAGAGGTTTTGTGTCCTCAGTATGGCAGCTTTGAGGGGTTAACGACATCTTCCTGTAATACATCAGCAGAATCCTTCCAAGATTCCGCAGTTGATATTCTGACCTTCAAAG ttaaTGATCTGCTGTACTGGAGAGATGTGAAGAAATCTGGGATGGTTTTTGGAGCCACTATGGTGCTGCTTTTGTCCTTGGCAGCTTTTAGCATCATTAGTGTTCTTTCGTATCTCATATTGTCCCTGCTGACTGTCACAATTAGCTTCCGTGTCTACAAATCTGTAATGCAAGCCGTTCAGAAGTCTGATGAGGGGCATCCATTCAA GGCTCTTCTGGATCAGGACATCACTCTTTCCTCTGACAACTTCCAAAAGAAAGTGAATTCATCCCTTGTTCACATCAACCGTGCTCTGAAGTACATTGTACGCCTCTTTCTTGTGGAGGACCTTGTAGACTCACTCAAG CTTGCCCTTTTCATGTGGTTGATGACCTATGTTGGTGCTGTGTTTAATGGAATCACACTTCTTATTCTTG GGGTGTTGGTTGCATTCATTGCTCCTGttgtatatgaaaaatacaaG GTACAGATTGATCACTATGTGTCTCTGGTGCACAGTCATGTGAAATCTATTTCGGATAA AATTCAAACCAAGCTCCCTGGAGcattgaagaaaaaaactgaatga